TCCGTATTCCTTTGTGAACTCCGACGCCCTGTTTAATTTGGGCTGTGCCTTTTCCGCTGTTCAGCTTTTGCCCGAAGGTGCCTACATCACCATGAATGGAAAAATCTTTTCGTGGGATAATGTGCGCAAGAATCGGCAAAAGGGAGAGTTTGAAACTCTGGACTAGCCGTTCACAGCAAAAAAAAATGACGACCCGGCAGGAAACTGCCGGGTTTTTTTGCGCCCAAAAGACGCGTTTTTTTTGACACGATTCTGTCACATTGCGGCAGTTTCTCTTGTCAGACAAGAACTTGCCCCCGACATGATTTAGACACAAAGAGATGCTATAAAATGGGAGCGAAGCCTTTTGTTTCGGGCCTTCCCGGCAGTTTTGAAAAGTGAATTTGTCACAGAGTTAGCGAATGCCTGTCACAGTGCTGTCACAGAAGGCTCATAGAACCCTCTTCAAACGTCGTGGCTGTATTTTTTTTGTAATTTTTGGAGGAAAAAATAATGCGCATGAAGCATTTTGTTCTGACTGCTCTTGTGGCGTTGTCCATGGTTTCCACTGCCTTTGCTGGTAACCTGAATGTGAAAGGCTCCACCACTGTTCTGCCCATCATGCAGAAGGCTGTTGAGGCATATCAGGCAGCTCATCCAGACATGGGGATTTCTGTTTCTGGCGGCGGCTCCGGCAATGGCATCAAGGCCATCATCGACGGAACCACTGACGTGGCGATGTCTTCCCGCTTCATCAAGCAGAAGGAAGTCAAACGCGCAGTTGAAAATGGCGCATACCCCGTTCCCTTTGCCGTTGGTATCGACGCACTGCTTCCTGTTGTGCACCCCTCCAACGCAGTCAAAGACCTCACTCTTGCTCAGCTCAAGAGCATCTACAAAGGCGAAATCAAAAACTGGAAGGAACTTGGCGGCGCTGACAAGCCCATCGTTGTGATTTCCCGTGATTCCTCCTCTGGAACCTACGAGACCTGGGAAGGTCTGGTTATGAACAAGGAACGCGTTTCTCCCCGCGCTCTGCTTCAGGCGTCCAACGGTGCAGTTGTTCAGGCTGTATCCAAGAACAAAAACGCCATCGGCTACATTGGCATTGGCTATCTCAACGATTCTCTCAAGGCCCTGTCGGTCGGCGGTGTTGAAGGCAACGCAGAGACTGCCGTTTCTGGCAAGTTCCCGATTTCCCGCTCCCTGTTTGTCTTTACGCAGGGCTGGCCCACTGGCGAAACGCAGGCTTTCATCAAGTTCCTCCTGCATCCAAAGAAAGGGCAGAAGTACGTTGGCGAAGCAGGCTACATCCCGCTGTATTAGTCAGCCTGTCTGAACGGTTTTTGCCAGAAGAAACGTTAAGAAAAGCGCCTCTGCCATCACGGTAGGGGCGCTATTGAGAGCATCTGATACGTGATTTTTTGGGGCAGACGTCCCACAAAGAGGAAAAGAGACGCGTATGGGTCTTCAACGAAAAAGCAGGGAAAAATTGATTCACAGGAGCTTTTTGCTCATTGCGATGACGTCAATTGTTGTCCTTGCCCTGATTGTGTTTTTTTTGTTCATGGAAGGTCTTCCCATTTTTCAGGAATACCCCGTGGCCAAATTTTTCTTTGGGCTGGAGTGGTATCCTACTTCGGACCCTGCTGATTTTGGTATTTTTACGCTGCTTGTCGGCTCCATCGCTGTCACCGTCGTCTCGTCGGTGATTGCCATTCCCCTTGGAGTCATGACCGCTATTTATCTCGCAGAGATCGCCTCTTACCGGGTGCGTAATATCGTCAAGCCTACTGTGGAAATGCTTGCCGCCTTGCCCTCGGTCGTTATCGGCTTTTTCGGTATGGTCGTGTTTGCGCCGTTCCTGCAGGAAACCTTTAACGTCGCAACGGGCCTGAACCTGCTGAATGCCGGTGTCATGTTGGCATTTATGAGTGTCCCGACCATTTGTTCCATTTCGGAGGACGCTATTTTTAGCGTGCCCAAGGAACTCAAGGAAGCATCGCTTGCCCTTGGCGCCACGCACTGTGAAACCATTTTTAAGGTCATTTTGCCTGCCAGCCTGTCGGGTATTTCCACGGCGGTCATTCTGGGCATGTCCCGCGCTATTGGTGAGACAATGGTCGTGCTGATGGTCGCTGGTGGTGCTGGCCTGATTCCGCTTTCGATTTTTGATCCGGTTCGTCCCATGCCCGCGTCCATTGCTGCGGAAATGGCAGAGGCCCCGTTTCGGGGGGAACACTACCATGCGCTGTTTGCGACCGGTATTGTGCTCTTTGTCTTTACGCTGCTTTTCAACATGATTGCTGACTACCTGGCTGAAAAGCACAAACAGGTCGGCGCTTCAACGCTTTAGGTGAGGGAACGGATGAAGAAGCTTCAGCTGGTTCAAGATGAACCCTGTGGAATCCGGCAGGCGTACTGCCCAAATCCGCAACAGGGGCAGCGAGGACGCAAAGAGCGTGTCTTTTTTGCGCTTTTCCGCTCGGCTTCGGGCGTGAATGCCTTGGCCCTGTTCATCATTTGCGGATTTTTGCTCTGGAATGGTGCCCCGGCCCTGAGCTGGGAATTTTTGACGGCGTTCCCCAGAAATTCCATGACCGAGGGTGGAATTTTCCCCTGTATTGTGGGCACGCTGATTCTGTCCTTTGGCGCTATGGCCGTGGCTTTTCCGCTTGGTGTTGCCTCTGCTGTTTACCTGAATGAATACGCCAGATCCCGAAAGCTCGTGCGCTTTTTGCGCCTTGGCATCAATAACCTTGCTGGTGTGCCTTCGGTTGTATTTGGCCTCTTTGGGCTGGCTTTTTTTGTGACCGTCCTGAAAATGGGCGTCAGCATTGTATCTGGCGTACTGACCCTTGCGGTTCTGGTTTTGCCTGTCATCATTGGCACGGCCGAAGAAGCCCTGCGCAATGTGCCGAGCACCTATCGTGAAGCCTCGCTTGGCCTTGGAGCGACCCGCTGGCAGACCATTCGAAGCGTGGTGCTTCCTGCGGCGTTTCCGGGGATGCTGACCGGGGCTATTCTGGCCCTGTCGCGTGCTGCGGGAGAAACCGCAGCCATCATGTTCACTTCTGCCGTGTTCTATACGCCAAAGCTTCCGAATTCGATTTTTGGTGAAGTCATGGCGCTGCCATATCATGTGTATGTTTTGGCTACGGCAGGAACGGAAATCGAAAAAACGCGGCCGCTCCAGTACGGAACAGCGCTTGTGCTGGTTTTGCTGGTTCTTGGAATGAATCTGTTTGCCATTTGGCTTCGGGCCAGACTGCAGAAGAAGCTTTAGCTGCGGGCAGAGGTCGGAGACGATGTTTCAGCCGTACCGCCTCGTATTGATTTTTTGGGAAAATGCCTGCCTTTTCCGGCTTTTCCCTGCGACTCGAACTGTGTAACATGCTGGATGATCAGAAAAGAATATGTATCCTGTGGGAAACTGCATCAGCCTTTATGTTTCATGAATAATCGGGAGAAAACATGTCAACAGAAAGCATTCTGATAGTTGAAGACGATGAAGATATCCTCCAGCTTCTGTCGTTCAATTTTGAATCCGCTGACTTTCTCGTACATACGGCCACAGATGGTCGTGACGGACTTGCAAAGGCTCGCGAACATCATCCCGATCTGGTTCTTCTCGATCTGATGCTGCCGGGCATGGACGGCTTTGCCGTGTGCCGTGAGCTGAAACGGGGCAGTGACACCTCGGAGATTCCGGTCATCATGCTGACCGCCCGGGGGGAAGAAGTGGACCGTATTGTGGGGCTGGAGCTTGGTGCTGACGACTATGTTGTCAAACCATTCAGTTTTCGTGAGCTGATGCTCCGGGTTCGGGCTGTATTGCGCCGTTCCAAGGGAACTGCCCCGGTGCGCTCCACGCTGGAGCGTGAGGGCCTGCGCATCGATCTGGAGGCTCACCGGGTCGACATTGATGGACAGGAAGTGATTTTGACCGCGACGGAATTCAAGCTCCTGTCCGATCTGGTTCAGAGTAGCCCCCGGGTCCGCACCCGCGATCAGCTTCTTTCTTCGGTCTGGGGCTATGAGTTTGAGGGCTATGCCAGAACGGTTGATACGCATGTCCGCCGTCTGCGTCAGAAGCTTGGGAGCAAGGCTGATCTGGTCGAAACCGTGCGTGGAGTTGGCTACCGCTTCAAGGAGTAAGCTGTGTCGGGTTTTTCGTTTCGTACACGTCTCCAGTTTTCCTTTTTTATTGTTGTTTTTATTTCGCTGCTTTTGCCTGCGCTCTACGCAAAAATGATTTTTCAGGGCGATGTGCTGAAAGGGGCAGAAATGAGCGCAGAGCGGGAATTGCGCCTTGCCCGTCAGCTTGTGCTGGCGCATGGAAATTTTGCAAGCGAGGCAGAGATGCAGCGCTGGCTCAATACCCTTGGCGCTCAGCTTGATGTGCGTATGACCTACGTCAGTCGTGGCGGGCGGGTGATTGCTGATTCTGCGGTGACTCCTGAGGAACTGGGAGATTTGGAAAACCACGCCATGCGTCCTGAGTTTTTGCAGGCAGAAAAAGATCAGTACGGGCTGAGCGTTCGCTACAGCTCGACACTTGAGCGGAAGCTTATTTATGCCGCGACACGGATTGACGGGGTGCAGGGGGTGCCAGAGGGCATGCTCCGGCTGGCAATTCCTTTTGCGGATGTGCAGGACCGCCTGACCCGGCTCCAGAAAAATGCTCTTGTTGTTTTGGCTATTGCCCTTGTTCTGGCCTTTGTGCTGAGTCTGGTTCTGTCCCGCTATCTTGCCCGGTCCATGACTGGAATGATTGATGTGGCCAAGGCCATTGGTGACGGGGACTACCAAAAGCGTCTTCGGGTTTTTCCGGGGCGCGAGTTCCGGGAGCTTGGCACGTCCATCAATCAGATGGCGGAGTCTATTGAAAAGCATGTTGAAACCATTCGCAGCCAGTCGCATGAGTTTGAGGCCATTCTCAACGGTATGCACGAAGGCGTGATGGTCCTGAACAAAGAGGGCAGAATCTCTACTGTGAACCCCGCCCTTGCCCGCATTTTCCCCAAGACGGAGAATTTTGTGGACCTTCGGCCTCTGGAAATTGTGCTTTCACCAGAACTTCAGCAGACCTGTGACAGGGCGCTGGATTCCCGGGTGCCAGAGAACTTTTTCTCGCTCCAGATTGAGCCGGAACGTGGACGCATTTATGACGTGGCCGTGGTTCGTCTCCAGTCAGAAAATATGGAGCTTGGTGCCATTGTGGTGTTCCACGACATCAGCGAGCTAAAACGTCTGGAACAGGTGCGACGCGATTTTGTGGCGAATGTGTCCCACGAGCTTCGGACGCCCCTGACGACGATCAGAGGCTATTCCGAAACACTGGTCGATAACAATATGGCCATGAATCCTCAGGCAGAACGCTTTTTGGAAATTATTCTGCGCAACGCCGATCACATGGCAAAAATGGTCGACGATCTTATGAGCCTTGCGCGGCTTGAAGATGGAAGGGAATCTTTCCAGATTCAAAGTATTGATGTGCTGAACGCCGCACGCGAAGCCATTCGGACCTGTGAGCCTCTGGCCCAGAGGGCGGAGATTGATTTCTCTTTGAATTTCCCGGCCGAAGGGCTGCGGGCCGAAGCTGACTTTGACCGCATTGTGCAGGTGTTTAGAAATCTTTTTGAAAACGCTATCCGCTATAGTCCCCTTGGAGAGTGCATAGAGGTTTCTGGCGCATCCTGTGGTGATGGGTTTTTGATGCTGAGTGTGCAGGACTTTGGTCCGGGTGTGCCGCAGGAAGACCGTGAGCGGGTGTTTGAGCGCTTTTATCGGGTAGAAAAGCACAGAACGAAAAAAGGAACGGACAACGGTTCGACAGGGCTTGGACTTGCCATTTGCCGACATATTGTCGAGCGGCATGGTGGTGTTATTCGCACCACAACCCGGCTGGATGGAAAGGGGGGGGCGCGTTTTGAGTTTACTCTGCGCGAGGCCCGTCCAGAAATGCATCACGAAACGACACAGTCCTGACAGGAACGAGCTTATGACTCAGTATAAAATGGCCGCATCTGGTCTTGATTTTTATTATGGCGATTTTAAGGCGCTCAAGGATATTTCCCTGAACTTTGTGGAAAAGGAAGTCACAGCGCTTATTGGCCCTTCTGGCTGCGGAAAAAGTACCTTTTTACGTTGTCTGAACCGCATGAATGATCTCATTCCCGGCACCAGGGTTGATGGGCTGGTCGCACTTGATGGCGAGGATATTTATGACGCCAGACTTGATGTGGTCGAGCTGCGCCGCCGGGTTGGAATGGTGTTTCAGAAGCCTAATCCGTTCCCAAAAACAATTTTTGAAAATGTGGCATACGGGCTGCGCGTAAATGGCTGGACCGACAAGGCGGCCATTGCGGAGCGGGTGGAGGAGAGTCTCCAGCATGCTGCACTGTTCAATGAAGTGAAAGACCGTCTTCACAGCTCTGCCCTGGGCCTCTCTGGTGGCCAGCAGCAGCGTTTGTGCATTGCCCGTGCCCTTGCTGTTCGGCCGGAAGTTTTGCTGATGGATGAGCCTGCCAGTGCGCTTGACCCCATCGCGACCCAGAAGATTGAGGAACTGATTCATGTGCTCAAGGATGAACTGACCATCATCATCGTGACGCACAATATGCAGCAGGCAGCGCGTGTTTCTGATGTGACCGCATTTTTCTACATGGGAGAGCTGATCGAATCGGCACCGACCAAGACCATGTTCACCCGTCCAGAGAAAAAGCAGACCGAGGACTACATAACCGGCCGCTTTGGCTAAGAGAGATTTGTATGATTCAGGAAAGACATTTTCACCGCCAGCTCGACGAGCTGCGGATGCTGGCCCTTGAGATGGCAGCATATACGGAGCGGGCCGTAGCCTCGGCTTGCGAGGCTCTGCTGACGCTGGACCGTGAAGCCGCAGAACGCGTGATTGAGAATGACAGCATCATTAACAACATGGAAATGAAGATTGATGAAATGTCCATCGGGCTTCTGGCGCTGGATTCGCCAATGGCCCGTGACCTGCGCTTTATTACAGGTGTGCGCCGGACAATCATTGATCTGGAGCGGCTCGGTGACGAGGCTGTGAACATTGCCGAGAAAACGCGGTACCTGAGCAAGACAGAGGGCAAGGCGCATCCGCCAATGCTGGAAGAGCTTGTTAGCGTGGTGCTGGACATGCTCAAGGTCGCTATTGAGGCCTTCCGCGAGGAGAACGTGGACAAGGCGGGTGACGTTTGTAAGATGGACGAAACCGCTGACGAGCTGAATGTTCGGATTCTCAGGCAGACAATGGCAAGCATGGTGGCAGAGGCCACAGACGTGTCGCGCTCCGTTAATACCATTTTGGCTGCACGTCACCTTGAGCGGGTCGGCGATCTGTCCACCAACATTGGTGAAACCGTGGTCTTTATCAACAAGGGCCTGAATATCAAGCACCGCTGCCACAAATCATAATGTGCTTTTCTGTGGGCTGGCGGGTTCCTCTTTCTCTGCCTGCTCCCAGAAAACACAAAAGCCCCCATACCACAGGATGGGGGCTTTTTTTGTGAAATGCTCCGTGCTAGCGGGCAATCATCGAGCGCAGAATATCTGCGCAATTCTCGGTATTGTGTGCCATACCGTGAAGTTTTTCTACAAAATGGAAGAGCTGGTAAATATCTTTAAAGTCCATGTCTTCATTGTAGATTTCAGAAATGAGCTTGTTCTTGGCCTTAAAAATGGCGTGACGCTTCTTTCTGATGGCCCAGAACTGGTCCTTGGTGCCGCGTCGGTCAAGATGCTCAGTGTAGAGCAGACCCAGCGTCGCCTTGAGGGCAGGT
Above is a window of Desulfobaculum bizertense DSM 18034 DNA encoding:
- a CDS encoding phosphate ABC transporter substrate-binding protein; this encodes MKHFVLTALVALSMVSTAFAGNLNVKGSTTVLPIMQKAVEAYQAAHPDMGISVSGGGSGNGIKAIIDGTTDVAMSSRFIKQKEVKRAVENGAYPVPFAVGIDALLPVVHPSNAVKDLTLAQLKSIYKGEIKNWKELGGADKPIVVISRDSSSGTYETWEGLVMNKERVSPRALLQASNGAVVQAVSKNKNAIGYIGIGYLNDSLKALSVGGVEGNAETAVSGKFPISRSLFVFTQGWPTGETQAFIKFLLHPKKGQKYVGEAGYIPLY
- the pstC gene encoding phosphate ABC transporter permease subunit PstC: MGLQRKSREKLIHRSFLLIAMTSIVVLALIVFFLFMEGLPIFQEYPVAKFFFGLEWYPTSDPADFGIFTLLVGSIAVTVVSSVIAIPLGVMTAIYLAEIASYRVRNIVKPTVEMLAALPSVVIGFFGMVVFAPFLQETFNVATGLNLLNAGVMLAFMSVPTICSISEDAIFSVPKELKEASLALGATHCETIFKVILPASLSGISTAVILGMSRAIGETMVVLMVAGGAGLIPLSIFDPVRPMPASIAAEMAEAPFRGEHYHALFATGIVLFVFTLLFNMIADYLAEKHKQVGASTL
- the pstA gene encoding phosphate ABC transporter permease PstA produces the protein MKKLQLVQDEPCGIRQAYCPNPQQGQRGRKERVFFALFRSASGVNALALFIICGFLLWNGAPALSWEFLTAFPRNSMTEGGIFPCIVGTLILSFGAMAVAFPLGVASAVYLNEYARSRKLVRFLRLGINNLAGVPSVVFGLFGLAFFVTVLKMGVSIVSGVLTLAVLVLPVIIGTAEEALRNVPSTYREASLGLGATRWQTIRSVVLPAAFPGMLTGAILALSRAAGETAAIMFTSAVFYTPKLPNSIFGEVMALPYHVYVLATAGTEIEKTRPLQYGTALVLVLLVLGMNLFAIWLRARLQKKL
- a CDS encoding response regulator, yielding MSTESILIVEDDEDILQLLSFNFESADFLVHTATDGRDGLAKAREHHPDLVLLDLMLPGMDGFAVCRELKRGSDTSEIPVIMLTARGEEVDRIVGLELGADDYVVKPFSFRELMLRVRAVLRRSKGTAPVRSTLEREGLRIDLEAHRVDIDGQEVILTATEFKLLSDLVQSSPRVRTRDQLLSSVWGYEFEGYARTVDTHVRRLRQKLGSKADLVETVRGVGYRFKE
- a CDS encoding sensor histidine kinase yields the protein MSGFSFRTRLQFSFFIVVFISLLLPALYAKMIFQGDVLKGAEMSAERELRLARQLVLAHGNFASEAEMQRWLNTLGAQLDVRMTYVSRGGRVIADSAVTPEELGDLENHAMRPEFLQAEKDQYGLSVRYSSTLERKLIYAATRIDGVQGVPEGMLRLAIPFADVQDRLTRLQKNALVVLAIALVLAFVLSLVLSRYLARSMTGMIDVAKAIGDGDYQKRLRVFPGREFRELGTSINQMAESIEKHVETIRSQSHEFEAILNGMHEGVMVLNKEGRISTVNPALARIFPKTENFVDLRPLEIVLSPELQQTCDRALDSRVPENFFSLQIEPERGRIYDVAVVRLQSENMELGAIVVFHDISELKRLEQVRRDFVANVSHELRTPLTTIRGYSETLVDNNMAMNPQAERFLEIILRNADHMAKMVDDLMSLARLEDGRESFQIQSIDVLNAAREAIRTCEPLAQRAEIDFSLNFPAEGLRAEADFDRIVQVFRNLFENAIRYSPLGECIEVSGASCGDGFLMLSVQDFGPGVPQEDRERVFERFYRVEKHRTKKGTDNGSTGLGLAICRHIVERHGGVIRTTTRLDGKGGARFEFTLREARPEMHHETTQS
- the pstB gene encoding phosphate ABC transporter ATP-binding protein PstB, whose amino-acid sequence is MTQYKMAASGLDFYYGDFKALKDISLNFVEKEVTALIGPSGCGKSTFLRCLNRMNDLIPGTRVDGLVALDGEDIYDARLDVVELRRRVGMVFQKPNPFPKTIFENVAYGLRVNGWTDKAAIAERVEESLQHAALFNEVKDRLHSSALGLSGGQQQRLCIARALAVRPEVLLMDEPASALDPIATQKIEELIHVLKDELTIIIVTHNMQQAARVSDVTAFFYMGELIESAPTKTMFTRPEKKQTEDYITGRFG
- the phoU gene encoding phosphate signaling complex protein PhoU — protein: MIQERHFHRQLDELRMLALEMAAYTERAVASACEALLTLDREAAERVIENDSIINNMEMKIDEMSIGLLALDSPMARDLRFITGVRRTIIDLERLGDEAVNIAEKTRYLSKTEGKAHPPMLEELVSVVLDMLKVAIEAFREENVDKAGDVCKMDETADELNVRILRQTMASMVAEATDVSRSVNTILAARHLERVGDLSTNIGETVVFINKGLNIKHRCHKS